In Risungbinella massiliensis, the genomic stretch TCCGGAAAAAGAAGATTGCAGCTCCGAGTAAAACTGTTTTGCTTCCTCTGAACTCATATATTCTGAGTAGGGGTCATTTAACGATTGGACCATCCCTTTGATCGCCCCATCTATTAGCTGCTGATCCGATACCTTATGAATACTGCTTGTACGAATCTTATCAAATGTACTCTTTAGCTTTGCAGTGTATGATTCAAAATTGCCCTCACCACTTGAAGAGGTAACCGCACTGGTTTTCCCCAGCCAGTTGGCAAAGAAACCATTATCATCTACTAATACAGCAGTAGCCAGACTGCTGATAATTGCTGTACTAGCTAAGAGCATTCCTAGTTTTTTCCCACGCCAACTCATTTTCTCACCATCCAATTCTCTCAGGTCTACTCACATCATATGAACTATGGGACAATTTTACCCTAAGTTTTATATAAGAAAAACGAAAAAGCAGAACTTCTTTTGTTCTGCTCTTTATTTGGACACAAACAGTATCTAATATCGAGGTAAAAAGATGCCTGGATCCATTGGACTCTGATTGGAGAAAGTACCTGATCGAAGTTCAAAATGGAGATGATGCCCTGATGAGTCTCCTAACGTATTTACCCTGCCTACTATATCGCCTTGTTTCACTTCTTGACCTGGTCGCACCGCAATCTGCCTTGGATGGCTATGAGCATAACGACTAAAAATCGATTTTCCTTTGTATTCACCATGATAGATTGTAACAAGCCAATAGTAACCAGAGGCACTCCTACTCTCTACCACCACTCCATCTGCTACGGAATAATAGGGAGTGTTGTAAGGAGCCGGATAATCAAATCCTAAGTGGTTAGGACGCCTCGGTATTCTATAGCCTGAGATCATTACTACATTAAGTGGTTTCTTCATCGTACTTTTAAACGGAAATGAAAGCTGTCCTTTTCGAAATAAAGCCTTATTTAAAATAATAATCTCATCTTGATACTGATTTACCAGTTTCTCGATATCTGCCAATGCTTTTTTGTCATTGCCTTTCTTTGCTTTGATCTCATCTATGGCTTTATTTGTAATCTCGATCTCTTTTAACTGATTATCTTGAAGCAGTTTGATTTGGTCTACCTTCTCTTTCACTGCTTTCGTTGCATTCCTATGTTCTTTTAAAGTGTCCGCATCTTTTATCGCAATTAGCCTTATAAAATCGATATTCTGAAAGAACTCCTTCATATCTTTTGCACTTAGTAGTTGAGATATATACCCATATTTGCCAAAAGTATAATACTTGCTCATCAACTTATTATACTTTTCTTGAGAGACCCGTTGTCTATCTTCTGCCTCACGTAACTCTACCTCTGTTTGATCTACTTCCACTTGCAAGTCTTTCATTTTTTTCTCCGCTATGATGATTTTATCCGTCTGTTCTTTTAGCGAATTATCTAGTTTATTAATCTGATCAAGCACTCCTTGTTTTTTCTCCAATGCTTCCTTGATCTCTGGAATCTGCTCCGAACCTTTAGCAGCGTTCGTTTGCAAGGAAGATGTCAAAAGCAGACCAGCCAAGGCTACTGTATGTAAGACGATCTTATAAGTGTTACTCTTCATTTGGGTGAACACTCCTTATTCACTTCAGATAATACGTTTGACCTTTGTTAATCGCATGCTCTGTTTACTAGTTAGAAAAACCTATGAATTTAAACTGTGTATAATCTTTTAATATAGTAGACCCGTTGTAAATTTATCTTGAGGAATCTACCTATTTTTCTATGTTCATACTCATCTCAAACGGGGGAAAACTCAGTTTTAACGATTGCTTTAACTTAACTTCTTCTTTTAGATCCTGCTAACAATGATAGGGTTTCTCTATTATGTGAATATTTTAGGTCTTTCCCAACATTTCCGCAGTTATTATCACTCTTCCTCTTAGATATGTTTTTTCCTTTCTTTTCTCGAAGAATAGAAGCTACTTAGCCCTCATACAACAAAGAAGAGTAAGGATTGAATCCCTACTCTTCTTTGTTGGTTAGTCCATATTATTTTTTGTTAATCCACAAAGCTGGGTTTTGTGCAGGTGGTTTAGAACCAGTTCCATAGCGAACTTCAAAGTGCAAATGCGGTCCAGTAGAACGACCATTGTTCCCTACTTTGGAGATCACTTGATTTTTCTTTACTTCCTCTCCAACCCGAACCATTACTTGATTTTTATAACTATGTCCATAACGGGTATAAACGTCTTTGCCATTTAATTTTCCATGGTAAATTGTAATCAACCAACCATAACCACTCGCTACCCGACTCTCTACTACCACACCATCCGCAGCAGCACGATATTGGGTTCCAACCGGTGCAGCAAAGTCATTTCCTTCATGCATTCTTCCCCAACGAATACCAAAAGTGGAGTTCATCGCAGCATCAATTGGTTTGGCAATTGGTCCTTTATAAGTAAAGGATAGTCGTCCACTACTAATGAGATCACGGTTAATATCAATAATCTCATCTTCATAATCCTCTACGATTTCATCGAGTTTACCAAGCTCTGACTCATCTTTCTTTTTCGCATCAATAATCTTTTGGAATGCCTCTTGTGTTTTGGTGGCTTCTTCTTGTTGCTTATTTTGTAGATCGTCTAATCTTTTTAGATTATCTTGTACTACTTTGGTTGCCTTCTTGTGCTCTCTTAAAATCTCGGAATCCTTGAGCCCAGCAAGACGGATCAATTCGACACGTCGGAAAAAGTCACCCAAATCTTTTGCTTGCAGGAGATTGGATAGATATCCAATCTCATTGTTCTGATAGAACGTTATCATCTTCGTATTGTATATACCTTGATAAAAAGCTTGTTTATCTTCTGCTTCTTTTAGTTTGACTTCCTCTTTTTTTACATCTTGTTGGATTAGCTCAATTTGTTCCTCCGACTTTTTAATCTGATCGGTAAATTCTTTTAATGACTTATCTTTTGCTGCAATCTCATCCAACAAAGAAGACTTCTTTTCATTGATTTCTTCCAGTTCTTTAATCTTATCTGAACCTTTGGCAGCATCTACTGCAACGGCAGGGAGCAAGCTAGCGAGCGTCAGGGAAGTGATGATAGTCCAATGAACTAGTTGTTTTTTCTTCATCTGTCACAAATAGCCTCCGTCTCTTGAACTTTCATGACCCTATCTCCGGACATAATGAGCCGGATTGACATTGGTTCCATTTTTCATAATCTCAAAATGCAAGTGAGGACCTGAAGATCGACCGTTATTTCCTACAGAAGCAATTACTTGCCCTTTGGAAACTTTTTGTCCTGTTTTTACTCGAATCGTACTAGAGTACATATGGGCATACAGACTAGAGAAACCATTCCCATGCGAAATGATGATATACATCCCATATCCATTTGGATCAGATTTGATTAGAGATATTACACCGCTATCAGAAGCATAAATTGGTTTTCCTAAAATGCCGCTACCAGCGATATCAATTCCTTCATGCATTCTTCCATTTCGATAACCATAAGGAGAGCTGATCGATCCACCAGATGTTGGCCACATAAACTGACCAGATGCCTTATAGTCTCCACGATGATTTCCAGCAGCTAAAAGGTCTTCTTTTGATTTTCTAATGGACTCCTCTGTTGCTTCTTCCTGGTCTTCTAGCTTTTCTAGATCGGCTTTTACCTTGTTATACTCCGCTTCCATCGCTTTGTGTTTATTTTGAGCGTCTGTCAGCAGAGGTTTCATCTCATCGATCTCTTTTTGCTGTACAGCTCGATCAGACTCTAGTGTCTGCTTTGTTTTTAATACTTCTTTTACTGCATAGTTATCGGTCAATACATTTAATCGTACGTAATCGAGTTTGTTAAAAAAGTCCTGGAAATCTTTCGCATCCATTAAATATCGAAGATATCCAACACTACCATTGGTATAGATATCTACCAATTTTCCGTTCATGACTTCTTTTTTCTTTTTTAACTCTTCTTCTTTCTGAACGATCCCTACATTCATTCGATCGATGCTCTCTTGACGCTCTCGAACTTTTTTATCGATCTCCATGAGTTCTGCTTTTGATTTCGTAAAATTAGGTTGTAGTTTTTCTAGCTCACTTTTCTTCTCTTTTTCCTGCTTTTGAATATCTTTTAGCTTCTGCTCTTCTTTGGTTAATGCATAAACAGGCTTGGTTACCATAGGGGTAGCTACGAGAGCGGCTGTAAGTGTCAACGTAATGAAATATTTACGCATCTGGAGCTCCTTTCCTGTTAACCCTTTTTAGACTTTTAAGAATCGACGAACCGATAGAATCGAACCGACAATTCCGATGGTAGCGCCTAGTAACAACATACTGGCGATTAGGTAGATGCTAAGTGTTCCTACATCCATCATAGGAAGAATAGAAATCGCTTGTCCTTCATTTAATAGATTATAGACAGCTTGGTAGCCGATTAGGAGTATTCCCATTGGGAAGATCGCTCCTGTGAATCCAATAAATGCACCTTCGATAAAGAATGGCCAACGAATAAACCAGTTACTTGCTCCCACGAGTCGCATCACTTCGATCTCTCGACGTCGAGCAATAATCGTCAATTTAATCGTATTGGAGATTAAGAAAGACGAGAGAATCGCGAATACTAGACCAAAAATCAAGATAATATTATTCGCCATACCAGAGAAAGAGAAGAAAGCTTGTTGTACGAGACCTGGTTTTGCCTCCATTACTCCATCCATTTTCGCAATCTCATCGGTAAGAGCATCCATATCTTTTACATCTTTCGGAAGCACCTTAATCAAATCAGGTAGTGGATTGTTATCACCAGCCTGTAAATCTTGTACAAATTCATCATCACCGAAAGAGCTTTTGAACTCTTGAATTCCTTTTTCTTTTGGAACAAATTCGACTGAATCTGCTTGAGCCTTATCCAGTTTTTTAATCTCTTCGGTCAATGCTTGTTGTTTTTCTTGTGGTAAATCTGGTTTTAATGCCACTCGAATGGACAAACTACTATCAATCGCTTTGGTCAGATAGCTGAGGTTAAAAGCGAAGATCATAAAAACCCCGAACATCAGAAGGGTTACTGCCACTGTTCCAATAGAAGCAAAACTCATCCAAGAATTTTTGACAACTCCACGATATGCTTCTCTCAAATGCCGTAACATTGTCTCAATCTTCATAACCGTACTCACCTCTTAGCTCATCACGTACAACTATGCCTTGTTCAATTGCAATGACACGCTGACGCATGGTATTTACAATCTCTTTGTTGTGCGTTGCCATTACAACAGTTGTCCCGCGTTTGTTGATCTCTTCTAGGAGATACATAACGTCCCATGAGTTCTCTGGGTCTAAGTTCCCAGTAGGCTCATCGGCAATGATGAAGCTGGGATTGTTGACGATCGCTCTAGCAATGGAGACACGTTGTTGCTCTCCACCAGACAATTGGGAAGGGAGCGCATTCATACGATGTGTTAGCCCAACCAAATCTAATACTTCTTCTACACGAGAGCGAATTGCACGCTTTGGAGTTTCTACAGCTTCCATCGCAAAAGCAACATTTTCAAAAGCGGTCATATGCGGGAGTAACTTATAATCTTGGAATACTACTCCAATTTTGCGGCGTACATATGGAATCTTCCAATCCCGTACCCGTTTTACATTGACACCATTAATTAAAACGATACCCGATGTTGGCTTTTCTTCGCGGTACATCAATTTAATAAAAGAACTTTTCCCAGCTCCAGATGGACCTACGACATATACGAATTCACCTTGGTCAATTTTGACTTCAATTCCTCGCAAGGCTTCAATCCCGTTGTCATAGACTTTCCAGACGTCGTGCATCTCGATCATCTAAGTCACCTTCTTTGCATTGAATTGTCTTAAATTCTCATATCATTCGATAATATGTAGTTGTTCCCTCTGTTTTTCACAATTGCTAAGAATACAAACAGGATCCTCTAAAAAGAATTTCCGATCCCAAATCTTGTTTTACATTATAACACCCACAAAAAGTATACAAGACCCTTCTATAGGCGAATTCACTATATATTCATACAACCATGCCAAAAATCCTCGGCTTTTCTAATCATAGCCGAGGATTCATTATAACAGCTCTAGAAATCATTGGAAAGCCATAATTTGGTAGTTTCTAGGCGTCTTCTCTTGGCTTCTATCGCAGCTTTTACTGTCTTTTTTGCTGTTCCACCAATACATTCTCTCGCCTCTACCATAGCTTCCACTGTTAGTTGCTCTAGTACATCGTCCTCCAACAAAGGGTGGAACTCCTGTAACTCCTCAAGAGTTAACTCAACCAAACTTTTCCCGTTCTCCAAACCATAACGAACTAAGTTCCCAGCCACATGATGTGCTTGTCGGAAAGGAACTCCTTTCTTGGTCAAATAATCCGCCAGATCGGTGGCACCAATATATGGGTCATTGGCTGCTGCATACATTTTGGCTTTGTTACATCTCATACTCTCAATCAGTGGAGACATGATGCTAAGCACATCTCGAACCGTAGTAAATGTGTCAAATAGTGCTTCCTTATCCTCTTGCATATCCTTGTTATACGTGAGTGGAAGCCCCTTTAACATCGCGAATAACCCCATTAAATGCCCAATTACTCTTCCAGATTTGCCTCGAACTAGCTCTGGTACATCGGGATTTTTCTTTTGCGGCATCATACTGCTACCGGTACAAAATGCATCATCCAATTCTACAAATTGGAACTCTTGGCTAGACCACAAAATAAGCTCTTCTGCGAGTCGTGATAGATGTATCATAACCAAGGAGCAATTAGAGAGAAATTCCCATACATAATCCCGGTCGCTCACAGCATCCATGCTATTGTCGTATAGATCGTGAAAGCCAAGACTATGGGAGACTGCCAATCGATCAATTGGAAAAGATGTTCCACTAATCGCTCCAGCCCCCAACGGACAGAGATCCGCACGTTGATAACTTTCTTGGAAACGCTGACTATCACGCTCTAACATATTGGCATAGGCTAATAGATGATGAGAGAAACGGACAGGTTGGGCACGTTGAAGATGGGTATATCCTGGTAGAATCAGATCCATCTCCTGCTCCGCTTTGTGGAGCATTACTTCCCACAACTCGGTCAGTTTGGTCACTATCTCATGAGTAGCAGACCGTACAAAGAGATGTAGATCTAGACTTGTCTGGTCATTTCGAGATCTAGCAGTATGCAGCTTTCCTGCTAGATCTCCAATCTCCTCATGAAGTAGTTGTTCCACACACATATGGATATCTTCCATCTCGATGGTCCACTTCACTTCACCTTTTTCAAACTTCTCTGCTACTCGGTGAAGACCTTCAATCAATATCTCACACTCATGAGAAGGGAGAATTCCGCTCTCTCCTAGCATGGTGACATGAGCAATACTCCCTTTGATATCTTCCTTCCATAAAATATGATCAAACGGAATGGATGCTTGAAATCTATCCACTAATGGTTGTGTCTGTTTGGTAAAGCGCCCGCTCCACAGCTTCATTTACATCCACCTCGTCTTGATGAACTTTTGCATAAATATTCAAAGGAAGACCCCATAATTGAATAAATCCAACTGCCGCCTGATGATCAAATGCATCCTCTGAAGTATAGGTTGCTAACTTCTCATCATAGAGGGAGTACTTAGACTCTCTACCTGTAACAATCGCCTGCCCTTTGAAAAGCTTAATCCGCACATCGCCAGAGACATACTTCTGTGTCTCCTCCACAAACTGATCCAATGCTTTTTTGAGTGGAGAGAACCAGAGACCTTCATAAACCATCTCTGCCCATTTTTGTTCGATAATTGGTTTGAACTTAGCAACATCTCTGGAGAGCGTAATATGTTCTAAGCTTTGATGAGCTTTAATTAACGTCATTGCTGCAGGGCACTCGTAAACTTCCCGTGACTTGATTCCGATAAGACGATTTTCTACGTGATCAATTCTCCCAATCCCATGTTTGCCTGCCAGTTTATTTAACTTTGCGATCAACATAGGAAGAGGCATCTGTTCCCCATTCAGGGCAGCCGGGATTCCCTTCTCAAAAGCGATGATAATCTCTTCTGCTTCCTCTGGTGCCTGTTCAATAGAAGATGTCAATTCATAAGCTCCTGCAGGTGGCTCGGTCCAAGGATTTTCTAAAACTCCACACTCACAGCTACGTCCCCAAAGATTCTGATCTACACTATATGGGTTATCTAAATCTACTGGAATCGAAATTCCATTTTCTTGAGCGTATTGAATCTCCTCATCACGGCTCATTGCCCATTCCCGAACAGGAGCGACTACTTTCAATTCAGGTGCTAATGCCTGTACTGATAGGTCAAAGCGAACTTGGTCGTTTCCTTTTCCGGTACAACCATGTGCGACTGCAACTGCTCCTTCTGCTCTCGCTACTTGAACGAGAATCTTGGAGATCAATGGACGTGATAGCGCGGAGACAAGTGGATAAACCCCTTCATATAGAGCATTTGTTTTGAGGGCTGGTGCCAAAAATTCTTTGGCATACCATTCTTTCGCATCAAGTACCAGCGAGCGAACTGCTCCAATGTCCAACGCTTTTTGCTGTACATGAGCGAGATCTTTCCCTTCCCCAACATCTAATGCTACTGCAATCACATCATAGTTATATTTATCTTGTAACCATTTAATTGCAACGGAAGTATCCAAACCTCCAGAATATGCTAGAACTATTTTTTGCTTTTCCATTTTTATCGCCCCTTACTAAAAATACAATATGATGTATTATTATACATCAAGATGTAGCGAAATGCACACTTTTTTGTACCATTATTCTTTTTCGGCAAAGATATAATAAAGAAGAAATTTTTTAGATACTCTTGAGCAAACAATTTAATATAGAAGAGACGTGTCTTTTCATCTCTATGTGCTTTTTCAGGATTCATCATTATTCATTTCAAATGATAGCTTGATCCGAAGTATTTTACGCAAATTATAGCAGCAAAAAAAGGACGTGACATCTTGATTCGTGTGCTTGCCTACACCAAAGAAAAAACAATCGTAACAGATCTAACTGTTCATGAACTTTTACAAGAAATCGATCGTTATCTTTGGTATTGGGTTGATTTCGAAAAACCAACAAATGAAGAGAAGCAAATACTATCAGACAAATTTCAATTCCATTCTTTGGCATTAAAAGATTGTTTTCATTACCTACAACGTCCCAAGCTAGATCATTATGATGATTATCATTTCTTAGTATTGAATTCCTTCCAAAGCAACACGTTAAAACCTCTTGAGATTGACATATTTACTGGTCAAAATTTTGTCGTTAGTTTTCACTATCATCAGCATGTTGCCATAGATCAAGTCTGGGAGCGCGTCGTAAAAGGAAATGCTCCTTTAGAACAAGGTATTCATTTCATTTTGTACAAAATTCTTGATAAATTAGTTGACTCATTCTTTCCAATCGCACAACAATGTGAAGATAAGTTAACACATCTTGAGACCCGTCCTCTTAACTCTCAAATGTCTAATCAATTGGATCAGGTTTTTCAAGTGCGAAAAGACCTATTGAAATTACGGCATATTATTTGGCCAATGAGAGATCTGATTTATCGCATTATCTCCTCCCATCACATAGCTCATGATGATGAACTAAAACGATATATGTTGGATATCCAAGATCATATCCACAAACTTTCTAGTATGATCGATTCTAGCCGAGAAATGGCTTCAGACATTCGAGATAATTACATCTCTCTCAACTCCAATCGGATGAATGCGGTAATGATGCGTTTAACGCTAATCGCTACCATCTTCATGCCACTTACCTTCGTCGCTGGAGTCTATGGGATGAATTTTGAAAATATGCCCGAACTCAAAAACCCATTTGGGTATTTTATCGTACTTGGTATCATGGTAATTGTAGCAGTCCTGATGTATATCGAATTCCGAAAGAAGGGCTGGTTTAATCAAGAATGAGATCGATTGTATCTTCCTTAATCTGTATTAGCTGTTTCGTTTGGCTTACGGGCTGCCAAGATGTATCTTCTGAGTCCGTACCTAAACCAATCCCTACTGATTCAAAAACAACTCCAACCACTAACAGTCATCCTCTTCCCTCTAGTGAGGAATGGAAAAGGAAGCTAGAGAACACATCCCCTATGAAACCACAACAATGGGGGGAAAAAGTGACAGGAGTGCTCACCAAACTTCCTACCCAAGAAAAACAAGTAGCTTTAACCCTCGATGCATGTGGTGGACCTCATGGTAGCGGATATGATCAAGAACTTATTGATTATTTAAGACAAGAAAAGATTCCTGCAACACTCTTTGTAAATTCCCGTTGGATCAAAGCAAACGAGTCACTTTTTCTCGAATTAGCTCGTGACCCACTATTTGAAATAGCGAATCACGGGACAGAGCATCGCCCGCTCTCAGTCAATGGACGTAGTATATATGGAATTAGCGGTACCACTGATCCTAAACATATCATCGATGAAGTGTGGGAAAATCATCTCCTTATCACCCGCTTGACGGGAAAAGAACCACGATTTTTCCGATCTGGCACTGCCTATTATGACGAGATCGCAGTACAACTAGTTGAACAAATGGGAGAAAAAGTGACTCATTTTGATGTGATCGGGGATGCTGGAGCGACTTTTTCCGCAGACCAAGTACATCATGCAATGAAGCGAGTAAAATCTGGCTCCATCGTCATCCTACATATGAATCAACCTCAATCTGGCACAGCTGAGGGACTTAAAAAGGCTATACCCGAACTGAAAAAGAAAGGATTCCAATTCGTAAAACTAGAGGATTCCGTTACTTCGAATTCATAAGAGCTGTACTGGTTCATG encodes the following:
- the corA gene encoding magnesium/cobalt transporter CorA, whose product is MLAYTKEKTIVTDLTVHELLQEIDRYLWYWVDFEKPTNEEKQILSDKFQFHSLALKDCFHYLQRPKLDHYDDYHFLVLNSFQSNTLKPLEIDIFTGQNFVVSFHYHQHVAIDQVWERVVKGNAPLEQGIHFILYKILDKLVDSFFPIAQQCEDKLTHLETRPLNSQMSNQLDQVFQVRKDLLKLRHIIWPMRDLIYRIISSHHIAHDDELKRYMLDIQDHIHKLSSMIDSSREMASDIRDNYISLNSNRMNAVMMRLTLIATIFMPLTFVAGVYGMNFENMPELKNPFGYFIVLGIMVIVAVLMYIEFRKKGWFNQE
- a CDS encoding murein hydrolase activator EnvC family protein, translated to MRKYFITLTLTAALVATPMVTKPVYALTKEEQKLKDIQKQEKEKKSELEKLQPNFTKSKAELMEIDKKVRERQESIDRMNVGIVQKEEELKKKKEVMNGKLVDIYTNGSVGYLRYLMDAKDFQDFFNKLDYVRLNVLTDNYAVKEVLKTKQTLESDRAVQQKEIDEMKPLLTDAQNKHKAMEAEYNKVKADLEKLEDQEEATEESIRKSKEDLLAAGNHRGDYKASGQFMWPTSGGSISSPYGYRNGRMHEGIDIAGSGILGKPIYASDSGVISLIKSDPNGYGMYIIISHGNGFSSLYAHMYSSTIRVKTGQKVSKGQVIASVGNNGRSSGPHLHFEIMKNGTNVNPAHYVRR
- a CDS encoding murein hydrolase activator EnvC family protein, which gives rise to MKKKQLVHWTIITSLTLASLLPAVAVDAAKGSDKIKELEEINEKKSSLLDEIAAKDKSLKEFTDQIKKSEEQIELIQQDVKKEEVKLKEAEDKQAFYQGIYNTKMITFYQNNEIGYLSNLLQAKDLGDFFRRVELIRLAGLKDSEILREHKKATKVVQDNLKRLDDLQNKQQEEATKTQEAFQKIIDAKKKDESELGKLDEIVEDYEDEIIDINRDLISSGRLSFTYKGPIAKPIDAAMNSTFGIRWGRMHEGNDFAAPVGTQYRAAADGVVVESRVASGYGWLITIYHGKLNGKDVYTRYGHSYKNQVMVRVGEEVKKNQVISKVGNNGRSTGPHLHFEVRYGTGSKPPAQNPALWINKK
- the ftsX gene encoding permease-like cell division protein FtsX, which gives rise to MKIETMLRHLREAYRGVVKNSWMSFASIGTVAVTLLMFGVFMIFAFNLSYLTKAIDSSLSIRVALKPDLPQEKQQALTEEIKKLDKAQADSVEFVPKEKGIQEFKSSFGDDEFVQDLQAGDNNPLPDLIKVLPKDVKDMDALTDEIAKMDGVMEAKPGLVQQAFFSFSGMANNIILIFGLVFAILSSFLISNTIKLTIIARRREIEVMRLVGASNWFIRWPFFIEGAFIGFTGAIFPMGILLIGYQAVYNLLNEGQAISILPMMDVGTLSIYLIASMLLLGATIGIVGSILSVRRFLKV
- the argH gene encoding argininosuccinate lyase, translated to MKLWSGRFTKQTQPLVDRFQASIPFDHILWKEDIKGSIAHVTMLGESGILPSHECEILIEGLHRVAEKFEKGEVKWTIEMEDIHMCVEQLLHEEIGDLAGKLHTARSRNDQTSLDLHLFVRSATHEIVTKLTELWEVMLHKAEQEMDLILPGYTHLQRAQPVRFSHHLLAYANMLERDSQRFQESYQRADLCPLGAGAISGTSFPIDRLAVSHSLGFHDLYDNSMDAVSDRDYVWEFLSNCSLVMIHLSRLAEELILWSSQEFQFVELDDAFCTGSSMMPQKKNPDVPELVRGKSGRVIGHLMGLFAMLKGLPLTYNKDMQEDKEALFDTFTTVRDVLSIMSPLIESMRCNKAKMYAAANDPYIGATDLADYLTKKGVPFRQAHHVAGNLVRYGLENGKSLVELTLEELQEFHPLLEDDVLEQLTVEAMVEARECIGGTAKKTVKAAIEAKRRRLETTKLWLSNDF
- a CDS encoding argininosuccinate synthase; amino-acid sequence: MEKQKIVLAYSGGLDTSVAIKWLQDKYNYDVIAVALDVGEGKDLAHVQQKALDIGAVRSLVLDAKEWYAKEFLAPALKTNALYEGVYPLVSALSRPLISKILVQVARAEGAVAVAHGCTGKGNDQVRFDLSVQALAPELKVVAPVREWAMSRDEEIQYAQENGISIPVDLDNPYSVDQNLWGRSCECGVLENPWTEPPAGAYELTSSIEQAPEEAEEIIIAFEKGIPAALNGEQMPLPMLIAKLNKLAGKHGIGRIDHVENRLIGIKSREVYECPAAMTLIKAHQSLEHITLSRDVAKFKPIIEQKWAEMVYEGLWFSPLKKALDQFVEETQKYVSGDVRIKLFKGQAIVTGRESKYSLYDEKLATYTSEDAFDHQAAVGFIQLWGLPLNIYAKVHQDEVDVNEAVERALYQTDTTISG
- a CDS encoding murein hydrolase activator EnvC family protein translates to MKSNTYKIVLHTVALAGLLLTSSLQTNAAKGSEQIPEIKEALEKKQGVLDQINKLDNSLKEQTDKIIIAEKKMKDLQVEVDQTEVELREAEDRQRVSQEKYNKLMSKYYTFGKYGYISQLLSAKDMKEFFQNIDFIRLIAIKDADTLKEHRNATKAVKEKVDQIKLLQDNQLKEIEITNKAIDEIKAKKGNDKKALADIEKLVNQYQDEIIILNKALFRKGQLSFPFKSTMKKPLNVVMISGYRIPRRPNHLGFDYPAPYNTPYYSVADGVVVESRSASGYYWLVTIYHGEYKGKSIFSRYAHSHPRQIAVRPGQEVKQGDIVGRVNTLGDSSGHHLHFELRSGTFSNQSPMDPGIFLPRY
- a CDS encoding polysaccharide deacetylase family protein; protein product: MKPQQWGEKVTGVLTKLPTQEKQVALTLDACGGPHGSGYDQELIDYLRQEKIPATLFVNSRWIKANESLFLELARDPLFEIANHGTEHRPLSVNGRSIYGISGTTDPKHIIDEVWENHLLITRLTGKEPRFFRSGTAYYDEIAVQLVEQMGEKVTHFDVIGDAGATFSADQVHHAMKRVKSGSIVILHMNQPQSGTAEGLKKAIPELKKKGFQFVKLEDSVTSNS
- the ftsE gene encoding cell division ATP-binding protein FtsE, whose translation is MIEMHDVWKVYDNGIEALRGIEVKIDQGEFVYVVGPSGAGKSSFIKLMYREEKPTSGIVLINGVNVKRVRDWKIPYVRRKIGVVFQDYKLLPHMTAFENVAFAMEAVETPKRAIRSRVEEVLDLVGLTHRMNALPSQLSGGEQQRVSIARAIVNNPSFIIADEPTGNLDPENSWDVMYLLEEINKRGTTVVMATHNKEIVNTMRQRVIAIEQGIVVRDELRGEYGYED